TTCATTTTAATCTGACCAGAGGATGGAAGGTTGAATGGAGTGAAATACAGTTTTACAGGCAGTCCCAGAGAAAAAGGCCCTTTCAGAAAGGCTTTAGGCTCAGGTTTAAGGGCTGTGGAAAGAATTGGAGGTAAAAGACCTGCTCACCATGTGAATACAGCTGCCGTTTCAGGCCCCCAGTTCACACCCCCCACATCCCAGACACTATAATGCAGCCTCCTGCCTCGGAGCCTCAGAGGAAACCCCAGCAGATTGTTGAACTGCTGCTAGAGACCCCCACTCCCTCCCCTGCTGCGGCGCACCGACCCAACCCTGACAGCTGTTTAACTAACAGAGGCAGAAGGGGCTGCAGATGGACAATGCAATTCGATTTCACTGTGACTCTTTCTTTCCTGTGTGCGTGAATTTGTTTATAATACTTTGTGGGGACCGTTTTCCTGAAATGGACTATGTTGTGGGGACCTACTGCTCCTTGTGGCGACCGAAGCCCGGTCCCCACAGGGGAAActttgtttttgggtcaggggtaaGATTTAGGACtgaggtgtgaattgagttttggttagtgGATcgggttaggataagggtaaggtttaggctgtagaaatgaatggaagtcaatggaaagtccccacaaagagagccatgcaaataaaataatcaactataaactgaactggaatacagggatttattttaatgagttttacaTCTTTTCCGAGAGTGTGAACCcaggatttgtttttcatgttttctgttatttattcagACATTATTATGCGTCTCATCCTCTGAGAGAAGAATATGAGTGCAACTCAAGGTAAGCCTGCTGGTTGAGCTGCTCAGTAAACAAAGACACACTCAGCAAGCTCCTGCTGCAGCGTTTCAGCAAAAAGCTTGAAGATGTTGTCGCTTATGgcgttaccatggaaaccagcattctggtttccatggtaacgcCATGGAAGCCATAGCGTGGTTGACCAAATGATTTACCAAAAAgtcaatcattttaatttctctcttAGGCCGCAACCTACTttctccattattattattattattattattattattattattattattattattattattattattattattattattattattattattattattattattattattaatatagtCACAGTTCTGATTACAGACGCTctcagtgttttgtacctgtggcacatctaaaaactgcaggacagcggcccttgaggactggagtttgagacccctgatataggcaatgtatatatatataaaaaaattatttatttacatttttttcatgttttacttcCTGGAAGAGGGAAGGTAGCTGAAAGTAATGTGCAAAATTATCTTCCTGTGTGGCATGTACTAGAAACAGATTAATTTAACTGTATCAGATCACAATTCCTGTTGATATAGTACTGACATAAAATTTAACTGTTGTCAAAAGCAGCAAGCTTACAGCAATTTAAGTGGAccttattttatagatttttttttttttgcatcactttACTTTTCTATCAGTTACTCTGATCAGAAACTCTTTACGTTCACCATTTTCTATGAACAAGAAAATATGGCAATGATTTAAAGATTTGTGGTATTCATATGAACCCCTCTGATATTTTAAGACCTGATGTGTTTTAATTGGATACGACTCTACTTTGGTCTTGGTGCTTCTTGGAATATCTATTAGCTTTACCCTTTAGGACCAATCGTTCTGGGTTTACACTAAATGAAACGGCAACAAAACCCTCTAAACTGCTGCTTAGGGCCCCTGACCAATCAGGAGCCTCTTATGAATGCTGAAATTTTATCTTAAACGATTAATAGATATATTTGATTATTCACAATGATAATACTATCAAACCTGATTTGAAGGTTAAATATAAGATTTAAAGGAATTGGCAAGCTTACTTAGCGTCATTGTTTGATTATTGTGTTACCATAGTTACAGTAGGATGCCCAGTCCTACTCATACGGTCAGAATGAGTTCCCTTAAAAACGTTATTTTATCACTCAAAAAATTGTGTTGCAGGCTTAAAATTACAGCAGTAAAAGTAGAACAGAACTCATATTgtctgcagtgtgaatgcataATAGTATCCTACTTTAAACCATTACATATCACATCTTTATGTGTAGTCTTGCGGTCTTTAACATCAGGGTTGAGCTGACTCGTCAGTCGTGCTTAATCATGTAACATTCCAGAAGCTCACCATGACCGAGTCTGACAGCACAAGTTAAAACAGGACCGTTATTCCTCCGTGAATCTTTCTAACTTCAGCATCTCTGGAGAAAAAGCTAAATCTGCTACAAGCAACAGATTTATGGCCTGACTTATCAAACTACATGAGGACTTTTAGTGTAAATAAAGTTGCGTGTGTTAAAACAGAAGCTGTGCTTCGGGCTTCATGTCAGCaaagctgagctgcagctccCCCTACTGGCATATATGACATTATAAATCTGTCTGAAGGTCTGCGCGCGATTTACACGTCTCTAAATCTATTGAGTACTTCTTGCTCATCCCTACTCTGTATTTCATGTTGCATTTTGATAGAAAGTTTTGTGTTGTGGACGGTTTTATCTGAGTGCAGCAACAGAAAGAGTTCCAACAGAATTAGTTGGTGATAAATGCAAACTTGAGCTGTAGCTTCCCCACTCCTTGTTATGAAGCAGCATGTCTAGGAAGCTGTGTGGTTTGGGTTCTAGAGATATAACAGCAGTTCTGTGAATGTTTTAGATGTCCCTGTGTGTCAACACACCTGAAACAAACTGAtccaaacaagaagaaaataaataaataaataaaaataaaaacaagcgcTGGTTTCAGTTTTCTACATGTTGGGTTTATTTCATATTCAAAAGAACTCATCGGAACCTTTCAATTCAAGTGTTTGtgtaatataaaaaacagacagCCACAAACTCTTAACATATAGTTCTTTTCAATGCATCTAATACCAGCTTATTCAGCTCCAAGACATAAGGACCATATGATGGTCAGGTGCAGACGGCCACTCAACCATTACAGTACATGTGGTAATCTCTAGACACCGAGGCAAAGGAAGGTTACAgcaaaacagcacagaaaatgatgagattttcttttcttaaaagaaatcaCTCTTTTTACCATTATCATGTTAAAGTAGAAGTTTAAAAAGAGGGgcttaatttagaaaaaacgAGGCAGGAGGTTTCCCACCTTCAGTagcaaattaaaaagaaaaacaaaacaaaaacaactctatGGTCCTATTTCTGTTTGTACCaataaagtttcaaaataaagtacagTAAGCAGACCTGCCAACCAACAGAACTTCATGTTCCTGCACCTGAGGGCCAAGCACAAAGTCAGTGTCGCGGCTCGCCAACCTCTCCGGGTCGTGTTATAAAGCCGGCCGTCCATTCAGTTTGTCATGCATGAGGGCGATGGCTCCGCCCGTGAAGTCTCTGAGCACCTGCACCGTCTCCCGCTGCAGCTGGAGCGACTCGCGCACAAACTCCTGCTGCGTCTCCGCCAGCTGCTGCACCGACTCCGCCAGCAGCTCCAGGGAGCGCGACACCGTCTCCAGCAGCATGTTGGTGGCGTGCTGCTCCTGCAGGCTCAGGGTGGCGTTCTGCAGCAGGCTGTCCCTGGAGTTGTGCGCCGCCGCAGGGAGCGAGACCGCTGGCGACGGAGCCGGAGCCGGGGCCAGGGCCGGAGCACCGGAAGACATTGGCGGCTGGACGTGTTTATGGACGCCGTTGTTCACTTGGTGCACTTCGGCGGATTTTCCTGCCTGGTTGGAGGGAAGCACGTCTTCTCTCTGGTCGTCATCCGAATCTCCGAATGGGGTTTCGGTATCTTGATTGCAAAGGAAACAATAGAATGGGAGACGTTAGTCCTTTCATTAGCGGGAGATTATGAAAACGTATTTGAAGGTTGTCTAAATGTTTAAGAGAAGAGAGAAATCCTAATCACCTTCTGTTGGGGGAATCTCATACTGCATATCATAAGCTGGCTGCGATGAGTCCCCTAGAAGGTTTAAAGCAGCTgtcatgcattttaaaacaagcagCCGAAAATTCAATAACAAGTCTCATCTTCACACAGAAGTAAAGTCATAGACAACAGTTATAGAAGTCACTGTTGAAGGTTTTGTGCTGACAGCTTGccttaaagaggcagtattatgcatTCTCCAGACACATAGTGACactttacagcacaatcaagtaccTCTGCTAACTTCAGctattataaaaatgctacatctCATACATggctttaaagaaattttacttatCAATTTAATGCCaagaaattgggcctctgtctccttaaaaactcctgctctttctgaaactccggcttcaggaagtcatcgcaGCATCACTCCTCTACcttcactgagaagcagctcataTATTCAACTCAGCAGATGCCCAGCTTATTTGAGAATCCACAATAAACTatggctgaaatgattaatcgtatTAACtgtattgaaataatcaactaattttgtaatcagattaaaaaaaacaaaaaacaaagccatttgctgaaagaacaacacacccAGAGTAGTAagtaagccaaaactgtacaaaggtatacattttgtatttaaaataaaaaaagagaaaaactttctgTAAATTTACCCAGAACTCAAGTGGCGGTTTTAGCTTCAGTTGATAAAAattttgcaaatatatatatatatatataaaaaaaaaaatctattcctACTCCTTCTGCAATCCAACTATTAATCAGTTAATaggaaaaataatcaacagattagcCCTAGACTGTAAAGCAATTATGTGTTGTTGATTTCTGGCAGTAAAttatcactttttttatttaaaagacaaataaaattacttgtcaaattgcatgttttaatatatttgcaaaGTTGTATAAAAAaggtggttaaatgaaaaatctgcaaaatgtgtcaattttttATTCGATTAGTCACTAGAATAATGacttactaaaataatcacaagTTAATGATATGGAGAACTGATCAGATTCCAAgtatcaaaataacaaatattggTCACCATTAAACATAATAGAGACTTACAGAGATTAGAATCAAATATGcataaattaatcatattttaattgttGACTGCGCTCGTAACTTTAATGTGTTGATAAAAGTCTCAACTTCTTTCAAATGCTTTAATCGTTCTTTATATATATCATAGAAACGTTTTAAAAGTTTCCTGAAAACCTCAAATCACAAAGTATTTGTGGGTCTGCCAAACCCTTCAGCCGTGACTTGAACACTTTCTGATGAAGGTGACGTAAAAATGTTtggacttttcttttgttttgttttttttcctgcataaACGTAATCTTTTCCAGCTGAACTCCTCAGGTCGTTCATACCGTAGGAAGTTGGTGGCGGCATGGACGACATGTCTCCCCCGCCGTTAGGAGAACTCTGCATTCCCATCATGTCCTCCTCttccatctcctcctcttcctcaggaaCGTCGTCGTCGTCCCCCAGTGGACCGCACTCTCCGGTGCTCTGGTCGTCTTCGTCCATCTCCAGTATTTGAAGGACTATCTTTTCTGTCTGAGTGAGGTCTCGGGAGAGACGCGAGTTGAGTCCCCTGTTGGGCACGGTCCCCGACCTCATGGCCGCCACTTTGCGTTTGGTGTCGCACTTCAGGTCGGACCATTTCTTGATGACCTCTATGACCTCCCGTTGGCACTCCCCAATATCGTTGACGCGTGCCGTAATCTCTGCCCAGGTGCGCTTCTTTGAGTCGGTTGGTATTCCTCGGTTGAATTTGCCttggaaaaaagagaaacatttttttttaacagattcgCGTTAGCTTCAAAGCCATTTCAGAACCTAAAAACACACCTTAGTCACAAAATGGAGAACACAAATACACACGTACCCACAACAATCGAACGGTTCTTCCTCACTTCATCCAGCAGGACATGGActtcactgaaagaaaaacgaGCTTTTCTCTTCTTGAAGCGGACAGCGCTGTCATGGTTGTAGTACACCGGAGAAGACATCCTGTCCACCCAGTCCTAATAACTCCAGCTGCTGCTTGGCCTCTTGGCGGCTACAGTCTGTTGGACAACCAAGgagaagaaaatgtcagaaaagtgCAACCACTTTGTGATTTATATGAAATTAGAAACCTTTAATGTGACATATTCTGAACAATTTACACTTAAAAAGAAACTATCAAATCTGTCTCtgggtttgaatgcatatgctTCGACTCATTGTGACgatgaaacattttgatgcCTCTTGATCTTCAGCTTTCTAAGACACAGCTGAAAGTTTCTTACAAAAACTGACATCCACTTTGAATTGTTCATGATTTCAATCCCTGTTCCATCTGAACAAATCCCAGAGTACGATGCTGCAGTTGCTCTGCAAGCAAATGTCCAGACGTGTGGTTACATACAGTGTGAGAAATCCCCATACCTAAAAGCATCATTGTCATGTTATGAAAGACTGTGGTAACAGAAGTATGGAAAAGGAATAAggccaataaaagaaaatcaattctGACCTTAATCACCCGCCAGAAAGCTATTTCTCCTCCAGCACAACTCAAATCTCTGTCGCTGGTTGCTCCAAAATGTCGatcttttttacaaatattatgAGGTTAAagtctgcatttttttattattattattcactcTTATTGTCTTCCATACAAATCCATTTCCAATGTTGCGTTCCAGTTGCatttcaaagtcagaaaaatcGATTGCAACACCATCTGAAGTTGGAAGACTTCCCCTGGGAAAGTGGGAGCAACTCCAACTACAGTAAGCCACAGTTACGAATTGTCAGTCCAGCTTCgtgtttcaatatggccgctcctcgAATCCACAGTAGTAAGCTGTGATGGAAACATCTTTAGTTCAAGAGAAAAACACTTGTAAGAGTGCGTATTAAGTCAATGCTACGTGTAGCTTCTACAACTCTAAAATTAACAACTACAAGTTGTGCTTGTTTATGGAATGTCAACTTTAAAATGATGCTCGTAAGAGTTATTGCGAACAATGTATGGGCGTCGCCATGTCGAAATCCCGACTTTTTAAACGGGACGTCGCAACTTCGGGTGTGACGTCAAACCCAGCTCCGAGTTCTGACTTCCGAGGTAACCGGAACGCAGCATTAAAGGGGAAAGTTCTCCTTTGTATGCTTTTTGTAAACGACGCTCTTGACTAGTGTGAAAGGAGCAGTTTGTAGTCTTCGGATTCACTATAATGGTGGCGGGAGGGTAACTCAAAGGCGAACAAGCTAAAAAGGTGCTTCAACATGGCTTACACACCATAGTCGGGTTATAGAGCATTTCCACCCATAagacagacatgtttttttctctaacaggctgcatgttaaattaaatgtgtatATAGAGACcatcatttttttgtaaaatagcaTAGAAACGGCTTCGTAACTGGATGGAAGGAGCAGAAACGGTTGGTTGGTTTTCAGGGCAGCTTTATGGTGCAACCATTCTGCAGAGCTGATGGATTTTTATCACAGAGCTGCAGTAATATGTGGGTGCACAGCAACCAGCCGATGATTGCTTAAATGCTCAGTGAAAAAGCAAGCAGCTAACTAAATAAGCTCGCATGCATTAATGGACAGCACAAATAAACCACGGGGGTGTTGAACATTGTCGTTAGCTCAGAACAATAGACGGTGTGTTTAAACATGCGACATCCATCCAGACCTCATGTTGGTTTCAAAAAAACGTCTTTATTTTTCGTGATTAGAAGCGCTGAGAATTACTTAGCttctttcaaaacaacaataccTAGCAGGCGTTCATTTTCTGTTGCACAACAACCCACGAAGCTAGCTCCCTGCACTGTAGGCTAGCTACCTTACCTGACAGCAAATGATGTAGTTTCCGCATGCAACCACAGTTTACACGCCGTATTCTTATCGCAAGCATAACTAACTGAGCGATGGACTTACCTTCAAGATAAAGAAGGTACAATTTATTAagaaatgtgaggaaaaaactTCCTTTTCTACCGGACAGGAAGTCAAGCTAGTTTGCATGACACTAACGTTGTATAAATTACTTCCGGTTAACATGAGAGGCTTCCAAAGTAAAGCTTTATGAAATTCTAACATAAACCCGACAATGTTATATAATTTACTGTGAATTTGATGATATATACCACACcctgttttgttattgttccTAATTGTGGTTTTTGtccagtaaaattattttatccaGTGCTTTGGAGTGTTATATTTTGAAGGAGCGCTCAGAATTTAACTAAGCTTCCTCTTGTATGAATACTCGAGGGGATTTTCATTCAAAATCAGTAGTATATTGGAAGTTTGTCAATGCtgataattaaactaaaatacagaaaataaaagggaaaaaaaaatacctagATGTGCTATTGGCAACTTTTGATTCGCCAATACCACCGCCCcaacaaaaaaagctgcaacatgcaaacaataaaaagcatGTCAAACCTCACTGAACTGAAGGGGATGGAAATATTCTTAGGATGCTATTGCTAAAATACAGAGCAAGCAACATCAATGCATCTCTCGCATAGGAGTTCAAATTAGGTGTAAATTGTGGTGactgaaagaaatatttacccAGATTctggtgttaaatgtttttttgttcatttttatataaacatcTAATAAAGACAACGTTTCAACTACCCAGCATATTATAAACATTATATAAAAGCGAACAGAGTTCGAATTCAATAAtgcttattttgaaattttataatTCTCAGTGGCTGAACATGAGAATTCAATCTACAACACACTTATCCACCATAAAGAAAGGCAAGTTTTATTCCAAACATGGCACAGGCATTTATTTGACATCAGCACATTAAGTAACAGTTAAATGAGCGGGATTCTAACTATGGCAACAACCTTTTAGCATGCATTAGAGGCACATAATTGACTCACATAACTCCATGTGCTAAAAAACCTGGTGCACATTTTACCACAGTTGTAGTAATGCGTAAAGTGAGAGGAAGCAGAAAGTAAGTATGCCATTAGTGAGCTATCCCAACTGAACGGATGTTTAAAACCCTGCGTACCAAGGCATGCGATAATAGATCAGCTCACTTTAgggcacaggtgtcaaactccagtcctcgagggccgctgtcctgcagtttttagatgtgccacagctacaaaacactggaatgaaatggcttaattacctccaccttgtgtagatcagctatccagagtcttgctaatgacctaattattctattcagttatggtgcagcagaggcacatatAAAAGtggcaggacagcggcccttgaggactggagtttgacacccctgcttagGTTTGGGGTTATAATTTCAATACGGGCTGTGCAAAAAATTATAACATCGTATTTCACATTCAGAATGTGTTAGCTTTCACCAATTTCTTTTAACCCCTTACAGGTGCAGTTTgtaaattctgaaaaatgtttacatattttttaaaaccgtCACGATGGTGTGACAGTACATTATGAGAAAGATTGCTCTCCTCCCTGAGCTTCTATTGCtatctgaagtaaaaaaaaacaaaacaaaaaaacagtcagagccaggaggagtgtcttagAACTGCCAATCAGCATCGCATATTTGCTgctggcagagaaacaacttcccgttacaggaaaactgtttaaacGGCATCGTTGGTGGCCATACTAGCTAACATAAGCATTCACAACAGCATGTTGCAGCATAATGGAGAACGTGGTACAGGGAGGAGTGTCTGATGGCGCTAAAAGcctcttcctggctctgattggttgtttttagattGCACTGGGAACAgacagaggagcttgattttttttttttccacagattgtCTCATTCCTTACTGTCATAACaggacagtttcaacaaatatttaccaTAAAAAGTTGAACTGTTGGACTAAAAAAGTCAATGGGTTAATGACAGCATTGTCTTCATAGTTGAGGGTTTTTAAGGTAAGTTTGGCatatattaaaagattttaatttcaacatcTCACTGTTGTCTAACTACAAATTGGTGGTTACTGCACTTAAAGCCAGTTTTGCAAATGCAGGGTTCTAAGAAATCTGACTTTACACAAAAACCAGTTTTCTTACAGACCTGCATGCTGTACACATGACCTCAGTAGTGGAAGTTGTTAGTTACTGTGTTAAGGGTGAGGTTCTATAGAGCCTTTTTAGGAACTTGCCAAGTCAAGGTTGCAGTATTCATTCAACCACTGAAGGAATACCCTCCTACACCAAACAGGTCcaacaacacaaagcaaagCCGTAGCGGTAGACACAGGATTGTCACTCAGGCTGATACACGCCCAGAGAGCTCAAAGAAGAATCCAAACAGGTGAAACTCCTGGAAATAAGCGGGTGAAGCTGTCACTTCACCTTGCTCACTTATTTTCATCAACACAGCACCAGAGACGTGATAAAACGCTTTTATggatataaaaaaggaaatttgattgaaagaaaaaaaaagtgcacaatTGTCTtgcaaaatgtcaatttttcaAAGCATGATTACCAACCCTCCACCTCACATCTGACCGTCTCAGAACAACGCATTGCAGGTATGGAGACCATTCTGCTCCCAGGTTTGATCTACATGTGTtactcagagaaaaaaaactgcatgctTGTGCTCCTAACTTCTGAAGAACACAGGAAGCTGTGGGGACGTCTATATAAAATACTTTTGGATTGCTTAGATAAAGAGCGGAGTCATTTTGGAAAACCAGCTGGGGAGGAAGAAGGCGGCATCACCAGGACTCAGGAGTACATGGTCAACTGAAGCCACTGCAATGACAACAACCAACACGTAATGAAATCACTGAACTGCAAAACTTGGATCCACTGATATTTTTGATTCCATTACCTCTTGAACATTCACTTTAATGGTCCCGTTTCTGTCTTTGTCCAGGGTTTGGAAGGCCCCTGAAGCAGATTAAATAAAGCTTCAACATGACGACTTGTTGCCCCGATAAAGCCACTAAACACTCAGACGATCGGCTCAGATCTACTTACGACACATCGCATCCAGCCTCACGAGGCAGCCGATGTAGTTGTCAAAGTCCATGTTGCCGCTTTCGTCGCTATACCTACGGATGATCATCTGGAACAGTTGTTCGTTGAGGGGGAACCCTGCAAGAGACACAGATTAGACCAGTCTGTTACCATGGAGCTACAGCAACACGACAAAAGCATGGGAATCTCACATAAAGCCTCtgctgttcatttgttttatatattttatgcatCAGTGTTGGTGAGCAGCACTGCATGATCGACAGTGCTGACAccctcctccttgctctgattggttgtttctagttagagCTGGGAGATTGTCTCTTACGATACACTTTTGGAGACATCTGCAGAGTGAAGCGTTTgttcaaatttctttgaaaCATGAGTacagcaacataaaatcaacttGGCATATTCTCTACTGGATTTTGGTCTAGattttgactaggccattctaaaaTGAAAATCCTTACATGCAAGGCCTTCCATTACTGTATGCATAAGATTGTCTGGAAGCTGAACCTTCATAGTCAAATCTTTTGAGCCTCTAACCGGTTTTGTTCTGGGGGTTCTCTAGTCAAAGTTTGGACTCAACTCTAGAGTTGTGGTCTGTCCTTAAACAGATCATTCATTCTCAAAAGACAGATTGTTGCTTTAATCAACTGCAACTGGTTGTTGCCACCCAGAGTGGAACAACCAGTTCTACACAGAGCCAGGTTGCTTTGAATTGTTATTCCCCCGaataagcaaaattaaaaataattaaaaaaagattttcattttgcattcatgaaagttatttttaagtctAAAAATTGTTACACATTTTTGCCTCAAGAagggacaaaaaacaaaacaaaaaaatcccaagaCAGAGGAAAGCAATGAGGTGTATGCATGTTTTCATGTCGCTGTACTGTACGATAAAGGAAGGAGA
This window of the Gambusia affinis linkage group LG15, SWU_Gaff_1.0, whole genome shotgun sequence genome carries:
- the zgc:153990 gene encoding nuclear apoptosis-inducing factor 1 isoform X2, coding for MSSPVYYNHDSAVRFKKRKARFSFSEVHVLLDEVRKNRSIVVGKFNRGIPTDSKKRTWAEITARVNDIGECQREVIEVIKKWSDLKCDTKRKVAAMRSGTVPNRGLNSRLSRDLTQTEKIVLQILEMDEDDQSTGECGPLGDDDDVPEEEEEMEEEDMMGMQSSPNGGGDMSSMPPPTSYDTETPFGDSDDDQREDVLPSNQAGKSAEVHQVNNGVHKHVQPPMSSGAPALAPAPAPSPAVSLPAAAHNSRDSLLQNATLSLQEQHATNMLLETVSRSLELLAESVQQLAETQQEFVRESLQLQRETVQVLRDFTGGAIALMHDKLNGRPAL
- the zgc:153990 gene encoding nuclear apoptosis-inducing factor 1 isoform X1 — protein: MSSPVYYNHDSAVRFKKRKARFSFSEVHVLLDEVRKNRSIVVGKFNRGIPTDSKKRTWAEITARVNDIGECQREVIEVIKKWSDLKCDTKRKVAAMRSGTVPNRGLNSRLSRDLTQTEKIVLQILEMDEDDQSTGECGPLGDDDDVPEEEEEMEEEDMMGMQSSPNGGGDMSSMPPPTSYGDSSQPAYDMQYEIPPTEDTETPFGDSDDDQREDVLPSNQAGKSAEVHQVNNGVHKHVQPPMSSGAPALAPAPAPSPAVSLPAAAHNSRDSLLQNATLSLQEQHATNMLLETVSRSLELLAESVQQLAETQQEFVRESLQLQRETVQVLRDFTGGAIALMHDKLNGRPAL